Genomic segment of Macaca nemestrina isolate mMacNem1 chromosome 3, mMacNem.hap1, whole genome shotgun sequence:
TAAATCTATGAGAGAAGTGAAAAGACAGGATTTAGTCTACATAGGTGAAAAAGGTGGCATTAGATAGTGGCAGGGACAGTAGCGCTCTCTTCAatatgaaggaaggaaaaagacatGGGTACAGATGTAGAAAGGGTGGTAGATTTGGTGATGGGAAAATATGGATTTTTCTAGTGGCTTATGTTTTCTCAGTGATATTAGAAGTGAGAAAGGTGAGTATGGGGAAGGAGATCTGGACGCTTGATGAGAGAGAATCTATAAAATGATTGCTGCCAAATGGCAACTTTGTCTTTCTATgtgtctttattttgtaaatctttttttttttttttttttgagacagaatctgactctttcacccaagctggagtgcagtgatgtgatggtggttcactgcaacctctgccttctgggcttaagttatcctccacctcagccttctgagtggctgggactacagatcaccacacctggctaattttttcatttttttatttaatttttaaattttttgtagagattgagttttgctgtgttgcccaggttgatctcaaactcctgagctcaagcagtctgcctgcctcagcctcccaaagtgctgggattacagttatgagcctCCATGCCGGGCTCTAAATCATACTTGACTACATTATATTGCAAACTTTTAGAAGGCAGAAGTTATGCTCGCCTTATTTATTCTGtatgtttaaaaacaaagtattaggccgggcgcggtggctcaagcctgtaatcccagcactttgggaggccgagacgggcggatcacgaggtcaggagatcgagaccatcctggctaacacggtgaaaccccgtctctactaaaaaatacaaaaaaactagctgggcgaggtggcgggcgcctgtagtcccagctacgggggaggctgaggcaggaggatggtgtaaacctgggaggcggagctggcagtgagctgagatccggccactgcactccagcccgggcgacagagcaagacttcgtctcaaaaaaaaaaaaaaaaaaaaaaaaaaaaaaaaaaaaaaaaaaaaaaaaaaaaaaaaaaacaaagtattagcTACCGAAGATGTAAAGAGCTGTTACTATGATGCTGGACAGTGAGACATTAAGTTTTGCCTAACTGAAGTCTTAGGGGAGGGTACAAAATTATGTGAATTTCCCAGTTGATTATGAAACAACTTTGTTACATTTTTGGCATAAAGAGAAGTAAAAGTAATATATAGCATCCACTAAAAAACTCAACAAGCATCTGCTTACTGAGTTTTACCTTTTAATCCCCTATGGACTCTGTGATGCTACAgttattacttatatatttaaaTCACAGACTGGACATCTGGTTTTTCCAGTCACATAATTAAGTTTACATCTCAGTATTACCATTTAGcctactttctattttttatctgaaaattaaTCTTAAGATCAAAAactcaaatatacatattttgttttttataacttTATTCAACTTTTTTCTTACCGATTAAAGGAAATGCCTACCAATGTCAGTTTTCTGATTATTCTCCCTGGATGCAGAAGGGGCTAGGCTACATTACTAACAGTTTTTATACAACCTAATTAGAGAACAATAAAGTTGACCTTTGAAAATAACATATCAAACATCAGAAAGTGTCTTTTCTTCATCTGCTTTAAGGattacatttgtttcttttgtgtaaataatacattattacaatttgagattatttaatctttaatatgagatctaaaaatcaataaacatttgaaaatattttctacaattCTATTTAATCTCATTTACTAGTGACATTTAAGTTCAGCCTCACTTTTTAACACTCATTTCCTAAACCTCAATTGTCTgtgataattttatgttttattatacaGTAGTTTTCCTTCCGATGGGTCATCTGTTAACACTTCTCCAACAAACCAGAGTGGTCTTATGAAGGACTGTTGTGAGTACTGGCATTcgtaaatttctaaaaataaaatttccctgGTGCACAGTTTTCCTCCATGTCAGCATAATCTTGGGCTAAAGTTGTTGTTTAACAAGGCAATGCTCATTTATGATATTTCTACCCATTACAGCATTTAACAAATGTTATTGTAATTGCTAATTCACTTGTCTATATTCCACTTTAGACAATAAACCCTGTGAGATTAGAGACTGTGTCCCTCTAGTTCATCTTTATATCTTCAATCTGATATATAATAAAAGGTCAATAAAAGATATGCTGAATCAATGAAAGTCCCAGAAATGTGGGGAATGGTAATGAAGAACTCCGAAGCAACGCACTTACCTGTGAGATCCAAGGTTCTGTCCATAAAAACCACTGATGCCCTGCCTGCAGCAGTCTTCTTCCTGTTCTTTGCAGGGGCATAATTGGCCAGATCCGCAGCGATGACCCGACTTAAGGAACCTACAGCAAAACACTCCTCCCGTACTCCTAAATGTTCACACAGAGAACTGAGGCCTGACACTAGGCACCTGATCTGCAGCAGCAGCTCTGGGGTTAGGGCAGTGGCGTCCACATCACCCAGGCTTCCCAGCTTCCTCTTGTCCGGTCGGGTGCTATTAAGGAGATGCACATCCTGGGGTAGCAGTGGGAAAAGGGATGCAAAGGCTGGAGTCAAGGCAAAGTGGGGAGCAACAGGGGCAAGCAACAACGGGACATGGAACACCTCGGCCGTGTAGTTCATGTTGCCCATCCATTCACACAGCTTCTCCTCCAGCTGCTCAAAcactggctgctgcccctccatCTCGGCCGCTGCCGCCGCTGGGACATGATTAGCTGTGAGGTGGACAGCGTGGCTCACGGCTGTGACCACCACACAATACTGGAAGTGACTGCGGCAGATGATGTCCCGTAGGATCTCCACAGTCCGGCCTTTCAGCAGGCAGCTCAGCACAAACACCGCCTTGGGCTGCTTGGCTCCACCACCAACTGCGTCGGGTTCGAACTCTCGCAGGTGACAGTCAGGACCCCCTACCGCCTCCAGGAGACGGGTGGATCCGCAGCCCCAGTGCAGGCTCTCGGCGCAGGCGGAGTCCAGGTAAACCACAGCCCGTTTCACTTTGGCCAGCACCTGCTCCCATCCTTGCTGGGTAAAGGACAGTACGCCTGAGGAGCTCATGGTTGGGGATTCGCAGGCTTGGGGAACTACGGTGCAGGAACTTCTTTCTGAACTCACCGCTTCCGGAAATTGGGCTCCCAGAGACTTTGACAGTCAACACAGAACACGTGGTCCGGCCTCCGACACGCTACCTGATGGCGCTCGGTGATGACGTTGAACTGAGCGGTGATTGGTTAGGGAGGAGGCCGGAATTGAGGAAGGATGGTGTGGTCTGGAAAGAAGTGGGTGGGGCTCTGTGGCTCTGGGCTTCCTCAAAAAGTTCGCGGAGGTGAGGTGTTCCCCGAGGTGGAGCTGAACTGAGTTCTTTCCGTCGCTCGGCCTGTCTGCGCGGATAATCTTTTCATGTTCCTTGAAAAGTCTCCGAAATAAAAGCCTAATCCGAAATTTGATATCTTCCTTAGATATGAACACGTCTCTAAAAGCACAGCCACATTCTCAATCTAAACTCAGAGCAActagaaaaagataataaaaacaacCGTGTGCAGTATTTTGGGTTTATAGATTGCTGCCACATACGTTATTGCCCACAAGCCCCATAACAAACCCTGTTGTTCTCATTTTCACTTTCTCCATCTTTCCTCCCTCATCTCATCGTCACTACATCTTGATAGGCTTCAAAACTCTTAGAATTCAGCCTTCCTCTGCATTCTTGCTGTCACAAAAACCCAACAGCATCGCTCACCCGGACAATGATCTCCCAACATTTTCTGGCTTTCGATCTCTTCCCCCTCCGATTCTATTTTCTTCCTAATAAACAAAGTTGGTCCTACAACTTTCCTGCTTAAAAGCCTCTCCTAGCCCAGTTGCCTACAGTCAGGTATACTCTTTAAAAAGCATCAACATCCTTCATGATTTCTCAATTTCTCTCCAGCTATTCCCAACCTGGAGAAAAATAGTACCAATACAATGAAGTCAACAGGCTGAACCCCAAATGTTTTATGGATTGTTTGTTCCACCAATATACTTATATTACTAAGTATAATCTCTGTGCTAAGCTTCAAAGATGAATGGTTAATAAAATTAATCACCTAATCCACAAAGAATTTACCTGGTAAACTTACCAAAAATAATCATTCCAACAGTACTGCCTATAATAGACTTTTTCTAactcaccaccactatcaccctATTGCCTCTCTCTTCCCCTACCTACCAAACCTCTCAACTGATACATTTGCTAAGTACATGCCATATCATGGGGTAAGTATTAACACCTAGTTTCTTTAAACTATCTGTTTTACTAAATTATGCACTAGATGCTTGTTATCCCCAACACTTAtaacaggtgttcaataaatgtttgttgaatgaatgttcaATTAATAtccatggccaggcgcggtggctcatgcctgtaatcccaacactttgggaggccaaggtgggcagatcacctagcTTGGCCAAACTGAtgaagctctgtctctactaaaaatatgggcatggtggcaggtacttgtaatcccagctactcgggaggctgaggcaggagaatcacttgaacccgggaggcagaggttgcagtgagccaagatcgcaccactgccctccagcctgggtgacacagcaagacaccataaaaaataaataaataaaaataaataattaatatccACATAATAATATATCCagtcaatttttaataaatatgtacaatattcCAAACACTGTCTGGGTATTAAGGACATAAAGAAAACTAAGCCACAGcccatatttcaaaataattataatgaaataaaggGACCCACACACGGAAAACAAGTGCAATAAAATGTTAcagaagcaaatatttttttaaaatgtttgcacaGGAATTAcgaaggaggaaaaataaattctgacTAAGAGAAAAGGGAAGTAGTCAGAAAAAGCTTCATATAGGGCATGAGTTTTGACTTGCCTTCAGAGAAACCCAGGTGTTCACCAGGTGGACAGGATGGGGAGGAGGATTCTTAGCAGTCCAGGCACAGAGTGCAGCATAAACAAAGTTGTAGAGGCATAAGACAGTACAACATGTTCTCTGGAACTACAAACGGTTTCCTATAGCTGGAGTGCATTGTATGAAAACAAGGCGCAAGAAGTAATAAGAGcaaggaattagaaaagaaagaaatggactaGATCAGCAAGAGCCTTATTTTCCATTCTAAAGAGTAGCAGCCAGTGGGGAACTATTAATGTATTTTGCGGTATGGAAATAACTTGTTCACATCtggattttagaaaaaaaatgattctagTCAAAACATGGAAAATAACTTGAAATGGAGCAATTTAGGGCAGAGGGAGCAGTTAAGAAAATGATAGTATCAGCAGCAACTCTGGGTGAGAGAGTTGAAAAGCATAACAAGCAGATGGACAGAGTGGGGAGTGTGAAGAGACATTAAGAATATAGTGTCAAAGAGTTTGCTTATTAATTTGGCAGAGAGGGTGACATGGAAGGAGAATTTCAGGTTAGAACCCAGCTTTCTGTCTGGATGACTGGTAAATGCCGGTCACTGAGATTTGAAAAACCATTAAGAGAAGCAGATTGTGGAATAAACACAGAGTTTAGTGGGgacatatttttgtttatttgtttccttaTGGCAAGATAAGTGTAACAGAAAagttaccatcttaaccattgtaaaatgtacattttgatggcattaagtacattcacattgttgtataaCCAATCTCTGAACTTTCTGTCTCACAAAACTGAAatcctgtacccattaaacaacaattCCCCATTTCCCCTCTCCACAGCCCTTGGCGActtccattctactttctgtttctatgagttgaCTACTCTAGTTGTTGGCAAGGTAGTAGTTGACTACTCTAGCTACCTCACGTAAGTGGAACAATAcagtatttattttgttgtgaTTGACTTGTTTCCCTTTATGCTAAGTCCTCCAAGTTAATCTATATTGTAACATGcatcagatttttctttctttttgaggctgaataacattccattggaTGTTAcaccattttgtttatccattcatctgcctCTGGACATTTGGTCTGCTTCCACCtttagctactgtgaataatgccacCTTGAATATGCAGCAGAAGAGTCATATACCTGGTAGAACCCAGTAGGTAAAAGGGCCAATGATAgaccaaagttcatgtgttgaacCAGCAAACAAGAAGATATTCCTCCATGTTTGTATCCTTGTCagcatgaaaattattttaagaaggtTAAGTTGAGTAAGTTGTTAGATGACAGCCCTTGCTCTTCAATTTAAACCCAAGTCAGTGCCTAGTTACTAGCACCTGCATTAATCCTGATCTCAAGCtcactttttgtttctattcctTGTATCTCATGCTGAATCATACATTCATTAGATAAGTTTGAGTGAATTAATACTTCATCTTCTCTGAAATACTTCAAGGCACTCATAAAGTCAGGGTTGAATATTGTGCCAGCAACTGCTAGTGGTTGCCTCAATATGTATTTGTCTCTTCTTCTGTAGTAATAGGTTTATTCTGAACACATAAACACACAGCTAAAGACTATTTTTCCAAGCCTCTTGCAACTAGCTATGGACAAATGATGAAGCACGGGTGAATAAGATAGTTGGAAGTGACACATACAAATTTCAAATCACTCCCTAAAGGTGTATGGTTTTCTTTCCTTACAaatcctgctttcagttcttttgtacTTGCACCcagagtggaactgctggatcatatggtaattctatttttaacttctaGACGgacctctgtttttgttttgttttgtctttttctttttttacagagGCTGCAACCTTTTATATTCCTACTAATACTGCACAAGGGTTCGGATTTCtacacatccttgccaacacttgatatttCCTGGGTTTTTTGATAATGGCCATCCTAGTGGGCGTGGGGACATGTTCTTTTCAATATACTTATGGGACATCCAGGCAGAAACGTCTAGCATGCTGTTGGATGTATGATTCCGGAATACAGAAGAGAAATAAGGCAATTGGGATCATTAGTAAATGGATGTGCTTCAGAGTGCCTTAAgagcacaaaaaagaaagaagacaatgtTGGTGATGGAGAGAACTCTGAGCAACTTTTCTTGATGGGCAGAAGAAGTCAAGCCAGTGAATGAAGTAATGAGAGGTACAAGTTTTAAGAATAGACTGGCCAACAGTGGCAAGTgtcagaaaagggaaaagagatgGAATATGAGAAGACTCTACAGGATTTGACCTATGCAGAAAGAAAGTGCAGTCATGACAAGGGAGTGCTGGGGGTGCAGTGCAGAATGAGTCAATGGATTGGGGAAAATGCAGCTTCTAGAAATTATCTACACATTTTCTAGAAAACAAGGTGATAGGGGAATGAGAAGTTAAAAAAGTTGGAAGAATATGAAGTTAGGATTAAAGAAAGTAACTTGGCCTCTACAATTCAGGGagggaacacttttttttttcagagacagaatctcactgtgtctcacaggctggagtgcagtggcacaatcatagctcactgcaggctcaaactcctgacttcaagcaatcctcctgcctcagcctcttgagtagctaggactacaggtgcacacaactacacatggctaatttttttctttctttttctttttttttttttttttatatagagacagggtcttgctgtgttgcccaagctggcttgaactcctggactgaaacCATATTCtgaccttggcttcccaaagcactgggattacaatttATCATGGAAGTACATAAAGAGGAAGGAAAGCTCTACACATGTACAATTACTTTGCTTGTTCAAAGAAGAGAAGGCCTAAACAACACATTACCTGCTTGTCAATAACTTGTCAAATgctttgacttttctttcttttttttttttttttttttttttttttttgagaccgagtcttgctgtgtcacccaggctggaatgcaattgcgtgatcttggttcgctgcaacctcctcctcctgggttcaagtgattcttctgcctcagcctcctgagtagttagaatcacaggtgcatgccaccatgcccagctaatttttgtgtttttagtagaaacagtgtttcactatgttgatcaggttggtctcaaactcctgacctcaggtgatccacctgcctcagccttccaaagtgctgggattacaggcgtgagccaccgtgcctggccagatgcTTCGGCATTTGAAGCCTCAATTTAGCTTTGTTATTCTTCCCCAAAATGGgtacaaatgttattttaatgtatCAATTTACTACTGAGGAAACTTAAGAACACTGAGAATTTAGGAACATTGAAATGTACATGACAGCAAAGAGCACAGTTGGGCATAAACGTCATATGAATGCCAAACACAGTTATGTGTACTCGCTATATATACTGGATAGTGAGCAAGACATTTTTATTTGACCTCCAATTCTTGTCATCATTTAATTCATCATCATCTACTAAACACTCTCGTACTTCTCAGAGATAAGTACATTAAaacttatcttttaatttttcttgccaGAAACCAACAGAccacaaaacaacaataaaatggaaaacaaacagaatataTGGAGCATTGTAGATTGATAAAGTCATAATATAAGAAATAGAAGGAGGAATATATAATATCTTCAAACTACCTACCTTTGATGTCTCCCTTGGTAAGTAGGGAGAGAAAGACACCTTTAACTAAGAAAGCATATTCAGGCAAGAAACTCAGCTTAGAAGTAAGGAGGAAGAGGTGCTTTCAGAGTAGTTATTAGTGATTTATATGCTTCTCTTCTCATGGAAATCTTCATTTTCAAAGCTTAGCTCAAATGCTACCTCTACCACAAAAGATATTCATCAAGTATTCATCATTTCTTCAGTTATATTTAAGCAATGCCTTGAAAGAcagctgaaaagagaaaaagatccCTTAACAAAAGGCAACTGGTTTTCTCATGAAACCaattaaataaacagaaagataaatacacaGGACTGTGAGTGATTGCCTTACAATACTCACAAACAGTCTGTAAAACTTCATTCTATTACTTTCAACAGTGACCAAAAAGATTTACCCAGCGTTAAGCAGTGTACTAGGAATGGAAGTGATGGCTATGGGATGCCCTGTTTGGAGGTGGACTTGGTCTAGTGAAGAGCCTGAGGCAAACAAAAATGTAGTCAAATAATTACTACACAGTGTGATAGGCACATGGCATAGAAGTGGCATGGTGTCTAGAAGGAATGAGTTTCTCTGTCCCACTCACGCCCCTAATACGTCTGAACTCATCTGCATTCTCTCTCACTCACTATACTTGAGCTACATTTTGAGTTTCTTGAACATGCCAAGTATgcttctgcctcagggcctttgcacttctTATTCCTCTGTCTGATAGCCTGCCAGCCCGAAATCCACGGGGCTTACCTCCTGTCTCCATTCAAGTCTCTTATATCACTTCATCAGAGTAGCTTTCCCTGACCACTCCATACAAAATTGCACCCCATCCCTTCATTTTATATTGCTTACTCTTTTCATAATTCTTATCATCATGAAATATCATACATTCATATGTTTATTATCTGACTCTCTTATTAGAATCAAAGTTCCACAAAAGAAAgaactttgttttattcactgttgAATTTACATAGCTAGAAGAGTTCCTGGCAAAACAAATGGGAAGAGATAAAATGGGATTCAGGAAAGATTTCACAAAGGTGATTATACCCCCAGAGTTTAGAAGGATGCAAGAGATTATCATAAAAAGATAAGGGAGCTGGGAATAGCAGGTAGAAGTGTGTTCAAAGGTAAGAAAGATTAAAATCACATGGTTTGTTTAAATAATGTG
This window contains:
- the LOC105499566 gene encoding sec1 family domain-containing protein 2 isoform X3; this encodes MSSSGVLSFTQQGWEQVLAKVKRAVVYLDSACAESLHWGCGSTRLLEAVGGPDCHLREFEPDAVGGGAKQPKAVFVLSCLLKGRTVEILRDIICRSHFQYCVVVTAVSHAVHLTANHVPAAAAAEMEGQQPVFEQLEEKLCEWMGNMNYTAEVFHVPLLLAPVAPHFALTPAFASLFPLLPQDVHLLNSTRPDKRKLGSLGDVDATALTPELLLQIRCLVSGLSSLCEHLGVREECFAVGSLSRVIAADLANYAPAKNRKKTAAGRASVVFMDRTLDLTGAVGHHGDNLVEKIISALPQLPGHTNDVMVNMIELTALQTEEENCNVVAPGCLAQSNDTTAKALWEALLNTKHKEAVMEVRRHLVEAASRENLPIKMSMGRVTPGQLMSYIQLFKNNLKALMNHCGLLQLGLATAQTLKHPQTAKWDNFLAFERLLLQSIGESTMSVVLNQLLPMIKPVTQRTNEDYSPEELLILLIYIYSVTGELTVDKDLGEAEEKVKKALAQVFCEESELSPLLQKITGMVFIIMVMSWALLLLGEVSMLWARSEEG